The following DNA comes from Rhizobium lusitanum.
TCGATCAGTTACTGACGCTCTCGGATCGTTATGCCGTCCCCATGGCTCTGGCGGTCATTCCCGGCCCCACCGGCGAGCTGCTCGCCGAGCGCCTGGCACGTCAGGAAGCGGTGACTGTCACGGTCCATGGCTGGACGCATCGCAACTATGCGCCGGATGAGGCGAAGAAGCAGGAGCTAGGCCTGCACCGCCCGCAGGCGATTGTGCTCTATGAACTCCGCCAGGGTTTCGACAAGCTCAGAGAGCTCTACCCCCGACAATTCGCGCCGATGCTGGTGCCGCCGTGGAACCGCATCGACAAGGCGCTGCTGCCCGAGCTTGCCCCCTTCGGCTATCGCGCCGTCTCCGTCTACGGTCTGGCGAAACCAAGGCCGATCGCCCTGGTCAATACCCATGTGGACATCATGGACTGGCACGGCACGTACGGGGGGCGTCCACATGGAGAACTGGTGGAGGTTTTGGTTGGCGAGCTCAAAAACCGCTTCGACGGCAATGACGAGCCGATCGGCATTCTGACGCATCATCTCGTCCACGATGCGCTCGCCTGGGATTTCGTCGATACGCTATTTCAGGAAACGGCCGGCCATGCCGCCATCGACTGGCGCCCGGTCGGCGATTTCATGGCTTAAAGCTCGAGGAGTTGGCGGTCGAAAGCGGCAAAGGCGCCGGGGAAGCTTTCGCGCGCATCGCGCTGCATATCGTCCAGGTCCTTGTCCGTGCGCCATTGCGCATGGTGGAAAAGCGCAAGGCGCTTCGCACCCGCCTCTTTCGCCAATTTGACGCCTTCCTGCCAGGTGGAATGTCCGAAGCCCTGATACTTCGACATCTCCGCCTCGGTGTAAGTCGTATCATAGATCGCGAGATCGGCTCCGGCCATCAGTGAAAGGGCGGCTTCGTCCATATGGCCGTTCACATGCTCGGTATCGTAGACCAGCGCGATGATCCGGCCAGCCCATTCGATACGGTAGCCGACGCAACCGCCCGGATGGTTGAGCTTGGCGGTGTGGATGACGATGCCCGGATGTGGCTTCAGCGTGTCGCCGGGCGCAAAATCACGGAAACCCATGGTGGCGCGACAGATATCCGGTTCCACCGGAAACCAGGGCGGACGCATGAACTGGCCGATCAGTTGCCGCGTCGTCGTTTTGCCTGCGAGATGGCCCGACCAGAGATCGACGCTGACCCCGGGATCGTAGATGGCCTTGAAGAAGGGCAAGCCGATCATGTGGTCGTAGTGCGAGTGGGTGAAGAAGACATCGACCGCGTGCACGCCATCTTTGGCGAGCGACAACGCCGCTTCCCGCGCTCCGGTTCCGGCGTCAAAAATAATGCGCCTGCCGTCATGCCGTAACTCGATGCAGGACGTATTCCCGCCGTAACGCTCGAATTCCGGTCCTGATACGGGGATACTTCCCCGCACACCCCAGAATCTAAGCTCGAAACTATCGTTTTTCATAGAAGTTTTGACACCATTCCCCTTTCCGTCAACGTAAGCACACTTTTCCTACCGTGCGAAGCCAGCAATTTTCACAAAAGTCATACTTCTGCGAAAACAAAATCCCGTCGCTTCATGAGAGCGAGTGCTCGGCTGACGTTCAACAAAAGATCGCACTGATCTAATATAGGTACGCAGTGGCGGAATAGATAATCTTTCGAGAACCAAGTATGGCCTCGAAGAAAAGAGCATCATGTGCTTGAAAAAACGATCACAGGGTCGCGGCCGACCGGGCTGCCTGTTCGTAATAACCCGACAGCGTCCTCAGATGCGATGCGATCCCGGAAAGATCGTCCTGCGACAAGCCAGAGACCTTGGTCGCCTCTACCAACAATCGCTCGCGGATCTCGGAATAGCGCGTCAGTGCCTCCAGGCCCTTGTCGGTCACCTGGATCAGCTTTTCCTTGCCGCTCTTGCCGGTCTTGACGAGGCCGGCAGCCCCCAGCTTCTTCACGGCATAATTGGCGACATGCGTGTCTTCAATGTCGAGCACGAGGCAGAGATCGGAGAGCGTCTTCGGCCGGTCCCTGTGCCGAACGGAATGAATGATCAGTATCTCGATCGGCGAGAGGCCGGGCGCGCCGGCGGCTGCCATGCAGCGTACCATCCAGCGATTGAACGCGTGCGAAAACAGGATCGATCCGTATTCGAGTTCGGAGAGGGCCGGAGAGGTGCCGACCGCCAGATGGGCGGACGACACGATCAGGTCACGCGGAGATTTTGCTTCCTTCGACTTGTCCAAAGAGCGCTCCTATCTCTCTTTCTTGCCGTAGCCGCCGCCGGTCGGCGTGACCACGGTAAAGGCCTCGCCCGTATCGAGCACCGTATGGGCGGAGCCGATCAACTCCTCGATCTCGCCGTCATTGCGCCGGACATAGTTGCGCCCGGTCTGACCCGGCTCGCCGCCCTTGACGCCGAAGGGCGCGATGCGGCGATGGCCTGACAGCACGGCGAATTCCAGTTTTTCGCGGGTGCGGATGGTGCGCTGTGTACCGTTGCCGGCGTTCCATTTGCCGCGTCCGCCGGAGTTCGGTCGGATATGGAAATCTTCCAGCACCACAGGGAAGCGGGTCTCGAGGATTTCCGGGTCGGTCAGACGCGAATTGGTCATGTGGGTGTGAACCGCATCGGCGCCGCTGAAGCCGGGGCCGGCGGGAGCGCCGGAGCAGATCGTCTCGTAATATTGGTAGACTTCATTGCCGAAGGTGAGGTTGTTCATAGTCCCTTGCGCGGCGGCAAGCGTGCCGACCGCGCCGAACAGGCAGTTGGTGACGGCCTGGCTGACTTCGACATTGCCGGCAACGACGGCGGCTGGATATTTCGGTGTCAGCATCGTGCCTTCCGGAATGACGATGCGGACCGGCCGCAGGCACCCGGCGTTCATCGGGATATCGGCCTCGACCAGAACGCGGAAGACATAGAGCACGGCGGCGCGGGTCACCGGCTGCGGCGCGTTGAAATTGTCGGCGCGTTGCTCGGACGTGCCGGTAAAATCCACCGTCGCCTCGCGCTTGTCCCGGTCGATCGAAATCTTGACGACGATCTTGCAGCCCTGATCCATCTCATAGCTGAATTCGCCATCGGGCAGGCGGTCGAGAACGCGGCGCACACTTTCGGCGGCGTTGTCCTGGACATGGCCCATATAGGCATCGACCACGTCTTCGCCGAAGTGGACGATCATCTTCTTCAGTTCGGCGACGCCCTTCTCATTAGCGGCGACCTGCGCTTTCAGATCGTTGACGTTCTGCGCCAGCTGCCGCACGGGATAGCGCGCGCCAAGCAAGAGCGACGACAATTCCTCCTCGCGGAAACGGCCACGGTCGAGCAGCTTGAAATTGTCGATATAAACGCCTTCCTCCTCGATATGGGTGGCAAGCGGTGACATCGAGCCCGGCGAGATGCCGCCGATATCGGCGTGATGGCCACGGCTGGCGACCCAGAAGCGGATCTCCTTGCCGGCATCGTCGAAGACCGGCGTGCAGACGGTGAGGTCGGGCAGGTGCGTGCCGCCGTTGTAAGGCGCATTGATCAGGAAGACGTCGCCGGGGTGGATGACCGGGTTCTCACGGATGGCGGTCGCGACCGAGGCGTCCATGGAACCGAGATGCACCGGCATATGCGGCGCGTTGGCAACGAGATTGCCCTCGGCGTCGAAGACGGCGCAGGAGAAGTCCAGCCGCTCCTTGATGTTGACGGAATAGGCAGTGTTTTGCAGCGTCACGCCCATCTGTTCGGCGATCGACATGAAGAGATTGTTGAAGATCTCCAGCATCACCGGATCGGCCCTGGTGCCGATGGCGGTGCGCTGCGGCAGCGCCTTGATACGGGTGAGAACGACGTGGTCCTTCGCCGTCAGCTTCGCCTGCCAGCCGTCTTCGATGACGATGGTCTGGTTCGGCTCGATGATGATGGCCGGTCCGGTGACGGTTTGGCCGGGCAAGATCGCCTCGCGCAGCACGACGGCGGCGTCATGGCTCTCCCCCTGGGAGTGGAAGGCGGTGTGGCGAGCCGCATCGGCTTCGCCCTTGCCCGCTTCTTTCCGTTCGAGATCGATCTCTGCCACGGCACCCCCGATGGTCTCGACTTCGACAGCCTCGACCACCAGCGGCTTATCCTCGGCGATGAAACCGAAGCGTCGCTTATGTAGCACTTCGAACTCGCTGCGCAGTCGCGTGGGATGATCGAGTTCGGGGAAGGTCACTTCGACCGTCAGCATCGTATCCGTGCCAGCATAGCGGATATGGGCGCGCAGGACGGTGCGGATGTCGGCCGTCGCTACGCCTTGCGTTTCCAGCTCAGGCAGGCATTCGCCCTGCAGCTCCTTGCCGAGCGCTGCGATGGCGGCAGGTGCAGCTGCATCGAGTGGCACGCCGAGCGCCTTCTGGCGTGTCGCCCTGATATCGGCGAGGCCCATGCCATAGGCGGAAAGCAGGCCCGACATCGGGTGCAGAAGGATGCTTTTCATGCCCAGCGCATCGGCGACCAGGCAGGCATGCTGCCCGCCCGCACCACCAAAGCAGTTGAGGGCATAGCGTGTCACGTCATAGCCGCGCTGCACTGAAATCTTTTTGATCGCCTCGACCATGTTGGCGACGGCAATGCGAATGAAGCCGTCCGCCACCTCTTCCGGGCTGCGGCCGTCACCGATCCTGGCTGCAAGGTCGGCGAACTTGCCACGTACCGTCTCGACATCCAGCGGCCGATCCTGGTTCGGGCCGAAGATGGCCGGGAAGAATTCCGGCAGGAGCTTGCCAGTCATGACATTGCCGTCGGTGACGGCCAGTGGGCCGCCATTGCGGTAACAAGCTGGGCCGGGAAAGGCGCCGGCGGAATCCGGGCCGACGCGGAAACGGTCGCCATCGAAATGCAGGATCGAGCCGCCACCGGCGGCGACCGTATGGATCAGCATCATCGGCGCGCGGACGCGGACACCGGCGACTTCCGTTTCGAAAGCGCGCTCATATTCGCCGTCGAAATGCGCCACGTCTGTCGATGTCCCCCCCCATGTCGAAACCGATGACATTGGCGAAGCCGGCCTGTTCTCCGGTCTTGGCAAGGCCGACCACGCCGCCGGCAGGGCCGGAGAGAATGGCATCCTTGCCCTGGAACATATCGGCGGCCGTCAATCCGCCCGAGGACATCATGAACATGACGCGCGCGCCCGTGCGGGCGATATCGAGTTCGTCGGAAACCTGACCGATGTAACGGCCGAGCACAGGCGAGAGATAGGCATCGACCACGGTCGTATCGCCACGACCGACCAGCTTGATCAGCGGCGAAACCTCATGGCTGACGGAGACTTGTTCGAAGCCGATAGTGCGGGCGATCCTGGCAACGGCCGCCTCATGGGCGGGGAATTTATAGGCATGCATGAAGACGATCGCGACGGCTCGGTAGCCCTTGGCGCGCAGGTCCCGCAGGGCGGCCTCTGTCACCTGCTCGTCGAGGGCAAGTTCTACCGTGCCGTCCGCCAGCACACGCTCATCAAGCTCCACGACATCGTCATAGAGTGCTTCGGGCTTGATGATCTCGGTCGCGAAGATCTTCTTGCGCTCCTGATAGCCGATGCGCAGTGCGTCGCGGAAGCCCTTGGTGGTCACCAGCGCCAGCCGCTCGCCCTTGCGCTCCAGAAGCGCGTTGGTGGCGACCGTCGTGCCCATGCGCACCTCGCCGATCAGACCGGCGGGGATCGGCTCGCCGTTTGCCAGACCCAGATGCAGGCGAATGCCATAGACGGCAGCATCGCGATAGGCCTCGGGATTTTCCGACAGGACCTTGCGGGCGTGCAATTCTCCCGAGGGGTCACGCCCGACGATATCGGTGAAAGTGCCGCCACGATCGATCCAGAAATCCCAATGACCCGCTACGCTGCCTGACAAGACCGCCTCCATCAAAACCGCTAAAATGCTTACTGATAAAATATCGATAAATCGTCGATGTTTTATCGTCAACAGTTAGTTTTGACCAAGGTGCGTTTGACGGCGCAATCCTGTGCGGATGAGGAGGGTCACAAAAGCGGGTGGACGATAATGCGTGCGGGATTGCCTAGCGCTGAATTCAGGCTGGAGAAGTTGCCCCGAGCCGCTTCACGTTCCCGATCAATTCCCGCGCCGATCGAAGTGACGCAGCGGTTGCCATCACCATCTGTGGCATTAACAGCCATTCCAGCGTCCAGGCGGCGCCCGAGCGCTCCTGTTCGTGCACTAGCGATTGATGAATGCCGGAGAGCTGAACGGCGTTGAAGCGGGCGAGCGTGACCAGCGTCTCGGCGGCAACCGGGTTCTGCTTGTGTGGCATGGCCGAGGAGCCGCCGCTGCCGGTAAGTTCGATTTCGTCACCGGCCTGCGCGAGGAGGGCGATGTCCTGGCCGATCTTGCCGAGGCTGCCTGAAATCAGCGAGAGCAGGCCGGCAAGCTCGGCTATCCTTGCCCGCTGGCTCTGCCATTGCGGCTCGTCCGTCAGATCAAGCTCCTGCGCCAGCGACGTCCTGATGTCGGCGGCTTTCGGTCCAAGCTTTTCCAGTGTGCCGACCGCGCCGCCGAACTGGAGGGGAAAGGTCTCCTGCGTTAGCCGATCGCGATATTTGTCGAGCGGATCGCGCCAGGCGCGCAACCGGTCGGAGACCGTCATCGGAATGGCGGCCTGCATGCGGGTACGGCCCATTAGCCGGTTCTCGCCACATTGCCTGTCGAGTTTTTCGAGCCCGGCCGTGATGGCGTAAAGACGACCGGTGAACAGGAAAGCGACCGCCTTGAGGCGGATCATCAGGCTGGTATCGATGACATCCTGGCTGGTGGCGCCGAAATGCACATGCTGCGCAGCATCGCCGCCCACCGCCTTGCGCAACTGCTTGACGAGATCGGGAATGACGACGCCATCCGTGGCCGTCGCGGATTTCAGGCTGGCGATGTCGGGCTGGAACGTGCCGCAGACCTCGGCGATCCGTTGCGCCGCCTCCTGCGGAATGACGCCATGCCGCGCCTCGGCTTTGGCGAGCGCTGCCTCGAAAGCGAGCATGGCGCGGATATCGGCTTCCACTGAAAAATAAGCGGAAATCTCCTCGTCACCGAGGAGGCCGGAGAGAAACGGGTGGTCGAAGGCGGAAATGCTCATGGTCTATATATCGAGGAAAACCGTTTCCTTGTCGCCCTGCAAATGCACGTCGAGTGTATAGACCGATCCCTCCTGGCTGGCGATCAGGGTGGCGACACGCTGGCGATGCTCAATGCGGGCGAGCAGAGGAT
Coding sequences within:
- a CDS encoding polysaccharide deacetylase family protein; amino-acid sequence: MTDRAEWQPLRDELQRWVEAGRKATLWFRDDDAIEPTAALDQLLTLSDRYAVPMALAVIPGPTGELLAERLARQEAVTVTVHGWTHRNYAPDEAKKQELGLHRPQAIVLYELRQGFDKLRELYPRQFAPMLVPPWNRIDKALLPELAPFGYRAVSVYGLAKPRPIALVNTHVDIMDWHGTYGGRPHGELVEVLVGELKNRFDGNDEPIGILTHHLVHDALAWDFVDTLFQETAGHAAIDWRPVGDFMA
- a CDS encoding MBL fold metallo-hydrolase is translated as MKNDSFELRFWGVRGSIPVSGPEFERYGGNTSCIELRHDGRRIIFDAGTGAREAALSLAKDGVHAVDVFFTHSHYDHMIGLPFFKAIYDPGVSVDLWSGHLAGKTTTRQLIGQFMRPPWFPVEPDICRATMGFRDFAPGDTLKPHPGIVIHTAKLNHPGGCVGYRIEWAGRIIALVYDTEHVNGHMDEAALSLMAGADLAIYDTTYTEAEMSKYQGFGHSTWQEGVKLAKEAGAKRLALFHHAQWRTDKDLDDMQRDARESFPGAFAAFDRQLLEL
- a CDS encoding winged helix DNA-binding protein → MDKSKEAKSPRDLIVSSAHLAVGTSPALSELEYGSILFSHAFNRWMVRCMAAAGAPGLSPIEILIIHSVRHRDRPKTLSDLCLVLDIEDTHVANYAVKKLGAAGLVKTGKSGKEKLIQVTDKGLEALTRYSEIRERLLVEATKVSGLSQDDLSGIASHLRTLSGYYEQAARSAATL
- a CDS encoding 3-carboxy-cis,cis-muconate cycloisomerase; its protein translation is MSISAFDHPFLSGLLGDEEISAYFSVEADIRAMLAFEAALAKAEARHGVIPQEAAQRIAEVCGTFQPDIASLKSATATDGVVIPDLVKQLRKAVGGDAAQHVHFGATSQDVIDTSLMIRLKAVAFLFTGRLYAITAGLEKLDRQCGENRLMGRTRMQAAIPMTVSDRLRAWRDPLDKYRDRLTQETFPLQFGGAVGTLEKLGPKAADIRTSLAQELDLTDEPQWQSQRARIAELAGLLSLISGSLGKIGQDIALLAQAGDEIELTGSGGSSAMPHKQNPVAAETLVTLARFNAVQLSGIHQSLVHEQERSGAAWTLEWLLMPQMVMATAASLRSARELIGNVKRLGATSPA